A single region of the Stenotrophomonas sp. Marseille-Q4652 genome encodes:
- a CDS encoding STAS domain-containing protein, with amino-acid sequence MSKLTLQVDPPSEGRQRVVVGGRLDTHTYAELDAVLLPLLDADAFTLVLDLEPLEYISSAGLRSLFRARKQLAARSGQLLVLNPQPQIRKVFDVVKAVPLEEIFTSRQELDAYLDAMQRKVTANTVPLSAI; translated from the coding sequence ATGAGCAAGTTGACCCTTCAGGTCGATCCGCCGTCGGAGGGTCGCCAGCGCGTGGTGGTCGGTGGTCGCCTGGACACCCACACCTATGCCGAGCTGGATGCGGTTCTGCTGCCCCTGCTCGACGCTGACGCCTTCACCCTGGTGCTGGACCTGGAGCCGCTGGAGTACATCAGCAGCGCAGGGCTGCGCTCGCTGTTCCGCGCGCGCAAGCAGCTGGCCGCGCGCAGCGGGCAACTGCTGGTGCTCAACCCGCAGCCGCAGATCCGCAAGGTCTTCGACGTGGTGAAGGCGGTGCCGCTGGAGGAGATCTTCACCTCGCGGCAGGAGCTCGATGCCTATCTGGATGCGATGCAGCGCAAGGTCACCGCCAACACGGTGCCGCTCTCGGCGATCTGA
- a CDS encoding ATP-binding protein, with translation MKLDLRIAPALEELAHLSDQLDRVLLAEGVSDERVGHARLIVEELVCNAIAHGEVAEGSQLQVGLELSSAALVLELQDCGQPFDPRGAPAPVLEADILQRPVGGLGLYLVHQLADHIDYGRLDGCNRIRATLLDPFCASPPPPVPESPS, from the coding sequence ATGAAGCTGGACCTGCGCATCGCCCCGGCGCTGGAGGAACTGGCCCACCTCAGCGACCAGCTGGACCGCGTGCTGCTGGCCGAAGGCGTGAGCGACGAACGCGTGGGCCATGCCCGGCTGATCGTGGAGGAGCTGGTGTGCAACGCCATTGCCCATGGCGAGGTGGCCGAAGGCTCGCAACTGCAGGTGGGACTTGAGCTGAGCAGCGCGGCGCTGGTACTGGAACTGCAGGACTGCGGCCAGCCGTTCGACCCGCGCGGTGCTCCGGCGCCGGTGCTGGAGGCGGACATCCTGCAGCGGCCGGTGGGCGGGCTGGGTCTGTACCTGGTGCATCAACTCGCCGATCACATCGATTACGGCAGGCTCGATGGGTGCAACCGGATCCGCGCCACCCTGCTAGACCCGTTCTGCGCCTCCCCTCCCCCCCCGGTACCGGAGTCGCCGTCATGA
- a CDS encoding VUT family protein, giving the protein MTARPAPLFAPLRHRDLLLAVLAMGVVVLGSNILVMYPINDWLTWGAFSYPVAFLVSNLVNRRFGPQAARKVAWVGFALAVLMSVWLASPRIAAGSCSAFIAAQLLDIGVFDRLRHGHWWRAPLVASACSATLDTAIFWSVSFAGEPLPWVSWALGDLAVKLGIAVCLLAPFRALLWKMAPLPGAR; this is encoded by the coding sequence ATGACCGCGCGTCCTGCCCCGCTGTTTGCCCCGCTCCGCCACCGCGACCTGCTGCTGGCGGTGCTGGCCATGGGCGTGGTGGTGCTGGGTTCCAACATCCTGGTGATGTATCCGATCAACGACTGGCTGACCTGGGGCGCCTTCAGCTACCCGGTGGCCTTCCTGGTCTCCAACCTGGTCAACCGCCGCTTCGGCCCGCAGGCCGCGCGCAAGGTGGCGTGGGTGGGTTTCGCGCTCGCGGTGCTGATGTCGGTATGGCTGGCCAGCCCGCGGATCGCTGCCGGCTCGTGCAGCGCCTTCATCGCCGCGCAACTGCTGGACATCGGCGTGTTCGACCGTCTGCGCCACGGCCACTGGTGGCGCGCGCCGCTGGTGGCCAGCGCCTGCTCGGCGACGCTGGATACGGCGATCTTCTGGAGTGTGTCCTTCGCCGGCGAGCCGTTGCCGTGGGTGAGCTGGGCGCTGGGCGACCTGGCGGTGAAGCTGGGCATCGCGGTGTGCCTGCTGGCACCGTTCCGCGCCCTGCTGTGGAAGATGGCGCCGCTGCCCGGCGCCAGATAA
- a CDS encoding YceI family protein, which yields MNTTAKLLLPLALTLAISACSNPADEADRAAEAAPATTEQAPVASEQAPAEAIQVASGTYKLDAGHTIVLAQWNHMGFSNPSANFGQVEGTLVYNADDVSQSSVEVTLPLAGLNSFTAKFDEHLRSADFFDAAKFPSATFKSTKVESAGTNKLTVTGDLTIKDIIKPVVLDVTINAAGEHPMMKVPAVGFDATTTLKRSDFGVGAYAPAVSDEVKVRITTEATGEKADTPAT from the coding sequence ATGAATACCACCGCCAAACTGCTGCTGCCGCTGGCCCTGACCCTGGCCATCAGCGCCTGTTCCAACCCGGCCGACGAGGCCGACCGCGCCGCCGAGGCTGCCCCGGCGACCACCGAACAGGCTCCGGTTGCCAGCGAGCAAGCCCCGGCCGAGGCCATCCAGGTCGCCTCGGGCACCTACAAGCTCGACGCCGGCCACACCATCGTGCTGGCGCAGTGGAACCACATGGGCTTCTCCAACCCGAGCGCCAACTTCGGCCAGGTCGAAGGCACCCTGGTCTACAACGCCGACGACGTGTCGCAGTCCAGCGTGGAGGTGACCCTGCCGCTGGCCGGCCTGAACAGCTTCACCGCCAAGTTCGACGAACACCTGCGCAGCGCCGATTTCTTCGACGCGGCCAAGTTCCCGTCGGCCACCTTCAAGAGCACCAAGGTGGAATCGGCCGGCACCAACAAGCTGACCGTCACCGGTGACCTGACCATCAAGGACATCATCAAGCCGGTGGTGCTGGATGTGACCATCAACGCCGCCGGCGAGCACCCGATGATGAAGGTGCCGGCGGTCGGCTTCGATGCGACCACCACCCTCAAGCGCAGCGACTTCGGCGTCGGCGCCTACGCCCCGGCGGTGAGCGACGAGGTCAAGGTGCGCATCACCACCGAGGCCACCGGCGAGAAGGCCGACACCCCGGCCACCTGA
- a CDS encoding malonic semialdehyde reductase yields the protein MSDVLNDAALDQLFRTARTQNAFLDKPVEDSQLRTLYDLLKWGPTAANSTPARFVFVKSAEAKQKLAPALSEGNLAKTLAAPVTVIVGHDEDFHEKLPYLFPHTDAKSWFDGPREGRRESAFRNGSLQGAYLILAARALGLDAGPMSGFDNAKVDEAFFAGTAIKSNFLVNLGYGDPSGLFPRLPRLSFDEAARIE from the coding sequence ATGTCCGACGTGCTCAACGACGCTGCGCTCGACCAGCTGTTCCGTACCGCCCGCACCCAGAACGCCTTCCTCGACAAGCCGGTGGAAGACAGCCAGCTGCGCACGTTGTACGACCTGCTCAAGTGGGGCCCGACCGCGGCCAACTCCACGCCGGCCCGCTTCGTGTTCGTGAAGTCGGCCGAGGCCAAGCAGAAGCTGGCACCGGCACTGTCCGAGGGCAACCTGGCCAAGACCCTGGCCGCGCCGGTCACCGTGATCGTCGGCCACGACGAGGATTTCCACGAGAAGCTGCCGTACCTGTTCCCGCACACCGACGCCAAGAGCTGGTTCGACGGTCCGCGCGAAGGCCGCCGCGAATCGGCGTTCCGCAACGGCTCGCTGCAGGGCGCCTATCTGATCCTGGCCGCGCGCGCGCTGGGCCTGGATGCCGGCCCGATGTCCGGTTTCGACAACGCCAAGGTCGACGAGGCCTTCTTCGCCGGCACCGCGATCAAGTCCAACTTCCTGGTCAACCTCGGCTACGGCGATCCGTCGGGCCTGTTCCCGCGCCTGCCGCGCCTGTCCTTCGACGAGGCCGCACGCATCGAGTGA
- the glnE gene encoding bifunctional [glutamate--ammonia ligase]-adenylyl-L-tyrosine phosphorylase/[glutamate--ammonia-ligase] adenylyltransferase yields MVNAPAPLPETLSPLVDRAFARLRLANADTDHWPPAPEVEAVIRQLAVASDFAIDTLCRQPALLAVLAQPDPPPLPLPVLDPLQPSAWQAQLRRYRAAASARLVWRDLTGLDDVDATLAGATTLAEDCLRLALEALEAEFAQRHGVVRAEDGSVQRLVVFGLGKLGGGELNFSSDVDLVYAYPQGGESDGKRPLAAEEYFARLGQRLAGLLDETTADGFCHRVDLRLRPFGTAGRIALSFAGMDQYFQREGRDWERYAWQKARAVAGDIAAGEAWLQTLRPFVYRRYLDFTALDGLREMKAAIAAEVARSDRFDDIKRGPGGIREIEFLAQALQLIRGGREPALRERRLLPALRALVEADQIAPADGKALVDAYRFLRRLENRLQMLRDAQTHMLPGDPLDRTRIAVGLGYPDWEVLRAEVAAQRQRVSTEFAALLAPRKGQAAPDALANYWRVLHEGGEASVLADAGFGDAASADQGLRDFAQSLGVRSLSDAARARLDRVVPALLHAATGSPQPDAALRRVLGLLQAIMRRTSYLALLDEQPSALQRLVNVLARSALLSERLVAYPLLLDELLDTRVAGPLPEADDMRQACTAALAIDDPEAALRVLNETRLALSFRMALAVHDGRQHAVDSTRQLAQLAEAVVRTVLEMACSEVVAAHGQVPGGRFAIIGYGSLGGLELGFGSDLDLVFLYDHPAGIEASDGPRPLESGRWFARLAQKVMALLGAVTAAGRLYDIDVRLRPDGGKGALVSSLASYTEYQRERAWTWEHQALVRARGVAGDDSLLADFERVRAGTLGRARDRDTLYADVIRMRGRMRAELDRSDAARLDLKQGDGGLVDLEFLLQTGVLERAVEVPELLQPRDTPSLIDALAAAGWLPADTAKALHAAHAELVDVGLACTLDRRPRLATPTPALEAACAAIRSATVARGLPFEPGRQAN; encoded by the coding sequence ATGGTCAATGCCCCCGCCCCCTTGCCCGAAACCCTCTCCCCGCTGGTCGACCGCGCCTTCGCGCGGCTGCGCTTGGCCAACGCCGACACGGACCACTGGCCACCGGCGCCCGAAGTCGAAGCGGTGATCCGCCAGCTGGCCGTGGCCAGCGACTTCGCCATCGACACCCTGTGCCGGCAGCCGGCGCTGCTGGCCGTACTGGCCCAGCCGGATCCACCGCCCCTGCCGCTACCCGTGCTCGACCCGCTCCAGCCCAGCGCCTGGCAGGCCCAGCTGCGCCGCTACCGGGCCGCGGCCTCGGCCCGGCTGGTCTGGCGCGACCTCACCGGCCTGGACGATGTCGACGCCACCCTGGCCGGGGCCACGACCCTGGCCGAGGACTGCCTGCGCCTGGCCCTGGAAGCGCTCGAGGCCGAATTCGCCCAGCGCCACGGCGTGGTCCGCGCCGAGGACGGCAGCGTGCAGCGGCTGGTGGTGTTCGGGCTGGGCAAGCTCGGCGGTGGCGAGCTGAACTTCTCCTCCGACGTGGACCTGGTCTACGCCTACCCGCAGGGCGGCGAGTCCGACGGCAAGCGCCCGCTGGCGGCCGAGGAATACTTTGCCCGGCTCGGCCAGCGCCTGGCCGGGCTGCTGGACGAAACCACCGCCGACGGCTTCTGCCACCGCGTGGACCTGCGCCTGCGCCCGTTCGGCACTGCCGGCCGCATTGCCCTGTCCTTTGCCGGCATGGACCAGTACTTCCAGCGTGAGGGCCGCGACTGGGAGCGTTATGCCTGGCAGAAGGCGCGCGCGGTGGCCGGCGACATCGCCGCCGGCGAGGCCTGGCTGCAGACCCTGCGCCCGTTCGTCTACCGCCGCTACCTGGATTTCACCGCGCTCGATGGCCTGCGCGAGATGAAGGCGGCCATCGCCGCGGAGGTCGCGCGCAGCGACCGCTTCGACGACATCAAGCGCGGCCCGGGCGGCATCCGCGAGATCGAATTCCTGGCCCAGGCGCTGCAGCTGATCCGCGGTGGTCGCGAACCGGCGCTGCGCGAACGTCGCCTGCTGCCGGCCCTGCGCGCGCTGGTGGAGGCCGACCAGATCGCACCCGCCGACGGCAAGGCGCTGGTCGATGCCTACCGCTTCCTGCGCCGGCTGGAGAACCGCCTGCAGATGCTGCGCGATGCGCAGACCCACATGCTGCCCGGCGATCCGCTGGACCGCACCCGCATTGCCGTGGGACTGGGTTATCCGGACTGGGAGGTCCTGCGCGCCGAGGTCGCGGCCCAGCGCCAGCGCGTGTCCACCGAGTTCGCCGCGCTGCTGGCGCCGCGCAAGGGCCAGGCCGCGCCTGACGCGCTGGCCAACTACTGGCGCGTGCTGCACGAAGGCGGGGAAGCCAGCGTGCTGGCCGACGCCGGCTTTGGCGATGCCGCCAGCGCCGACCAGGGGCTGCGTGACTTCGCCCAGTCGCTGGGCGTGCGTTCGCTGTCCGATGCCGCACGCGCGCGGCTGGACCGGGTGGTGCCGGCACTGCTGCACGCGGCCACCGGCTCGCCGCAGCCCGACGCCGCGCTGCGTCGTGTGCTCGGCCTGCTGCAGGCGATCATGCGCCGCACCAGCTACCTGGCCCTGCTCGACGAGCAGCCCAGCGCGCTGCAGCGGCTGGTCAACGTGCTGGCGCGCAGCGCGCTGCTGTCCGAACGGCTGGTCGCCTATCCGCTGCTGCTGGACGAACTGCTCGACACCCGCGTCGCCGGGCCGCTGCCCGAAGCCGATGACATGCGCCAGGCCTGTACCGCGGCGCTGGCCATCGACGATCCGGAAGCCGCGCTGCGCGTGCTCAACGAAACCCGGCTCGCCTTGAGCTTCCGCATGGCGCTGGCCGTGCACGATGGCCGCCAGCACGCGGTGGACAGCACCCGCCAGCTCGCGCAGCTGGCCGAGGCGGTGGTGCGGACGGTGCTGGAGATGGCGTGCAGCGAGGTCGTGGCCGCGCACGGCCAGGTGCCGGGCGGGCGCTTTGCGATCATCGGTTACGGCAGCCTCGGTGGGCTGGAGCTGGGCTTCGGCTCGGACCTGGACCTGGTGTTCCTGTACGACCACCCGGCCGGGATAGAGGCTTCCGATGGTCCACGACCCCTGGAGAGCGGACGCTGGTTCGCGCGTCTGGCACAGAAGGTGATGGCCCTGCTCGGCGCGGTCACCGCCGCCGGCCGCCTGTACGACATCGACGTGCGCCTGCGCCCCGATGGCGGCAAGGGCGCGCTGGTGTCCTCGCTGGCCAGCTACACCGAGTACCAGCGCGAGCGTGCCTGGACCTGGGAACACCAGGCCTTGGTGCGCGCGCGTGGCGTGGCCGGCGATGACAGCCTGCTGGCCGACTTCGAGCGCGTGCGTGCCGGCACCCTGGGCCGGGCGCGCGACCGCGACACGCTGTACGCGGATGTGATCAGGATGCGCGGGCGCATGCGCGCCGAACTGGACCGCAGCGACGCGGCGCGGCTGGACCTCAAGCAGGGCGATGGCGGCCTGGTCGACCTGGAGTTCCTGCTGCAGACCGGCGTGCTGGAGCGCGCGGTCGAGGTGCCGGAACTCCTGCAGCCGCGCGACACGCCTTCGCTGATCGATGCGCTGGCCGCGGCCGGCTGGCTGCCGGCCGATACCGCCAAAGCCCTGCACGCCGCCCATGCCGAGCTGGTCGACGTCGGCCTGGCCTGCACCCTGGACCGGCGTCCGCGGTTGGCCACGCCAACCCCGGCACTGGAAGCGGCCTGTGCGGCGATCCGCAGCGCCACGGTTGCCCGCGGCCTGCCGTTCGAGCCGGGCAGGCAGGCGAACTGA
- a CDS encoding mitochondrial fission ELM1 family protein → MPHPKQSTLPWTITDGRAGNVRQAVALASALRLGGVRRLQLEPRAPWRWAAPRQLPGMDDGYGPAFSNLLQMPPALAIGCGRQAAAALRRLRPRGTRTVQILDPRIDPRHWDLVVVPEHDRLRGANVLTLLGSLNPVDDNWLAAGRAAFAAFEALPGPRTALLVGGPTEHAPWTADSIVPLFEQLAAQVRADGGSILATTSRRTPPEVGRALLRAFHDVPGVIWSDGGDGTNPYAGLLGWAARVVCTPDSVNLLSEACATRVPVAVLMADRARGRLQHFQQSLRERGRLQAGFDQWPGDDAPAIEPLRETARIATELRQRLGL, encoded by the coding sequence ATGCCACACCCGAAACAATCCACCCTGCCCTGGACGATTACCGACGGCCGTGCCGGCAACGTCCGCCAGGCCGTTGCACTGGCCTCGGCGCTGCGCCTGGGGGGCGTGCGCCGCCTGCAGCTGGAGCCGCGCGCGCCGTGGCGCTGGGCCGCGCCGCGGCAACTGCCGGGCATGGATGACGGCTACGGTCCTGCTTTTTCCAACCTGCTGCAGATGCCGCCGGCGCTGGCGATTGGCTGTGGCCGCCAGGCCGCCGCGGCGCTGCGCCGGCTGCGCCCGCGCGGCACCCGTACCGTGCAGATCCTCGATCCGCGCATCGATCCGCGCCACTGGGACCTGGTGGTGGTGCCCGAACACGACCGCCTGCGCGGGGCCAACGTGCTGACCCTGCTGGGCAGCCTCAATCCGGTCGACGACAACTGGCTGGCAGCCGGACGCGCGGCGTTTGCGGCATTCGAGGCACTGCCCGGGCCGCGCACCGCGCTGCTCGTCGGCGGGCCGACCGAGCATGCACCGTGGACGGCCGACAGCATCGTGCCGCTGTTCGAGCAGCTGGCCGCGCAGGTCCGCGCCGACGGCGGCAGCATCCTGGCCACCACCTCGCGGCGCACGCCGCCGGAGGTCGGCCGCGCCCTGCTGCGCGCCTTCCACGACGTGCCAGGAGTGATCTGGAGCGATGGCGGCGACGGCACCAATCCCTATGCCGGTCTGCTGGGCTGGGCGGCGCGGGTGGTGTGCACGCCCGATTCGGTCAACCTGCTGTCCGAGGCCTGCGCCACGCGGGTGCCGGTGGCGGTGCTGATGGCCGATCGCGCCCGCGGCCGGCTGCAGCACTTCCAGCAGTCGCTGCGCGAACGCGGCCGGCTGCAGGCCGGATTCGATCAGTGGCCCGGCGACGATGCCCCGGCCATCGAACCGCTGCGCGAGACCGCGCGCATCGCCACCGAGTTGCGCCAGCGCCTGGGGCTGTGA
- a CDS encoding PadR family transcriptional regulator, translating to MLLAQIEQQPRHGYELIRLIGELFNDAYVPSPGVVYPTLALLEDLGWIAAEPEGGRKRYHITDAGRAQVDAERATIDAVQARTHIAANRLAKASLPAPVREAMQALKHTLLQHQDHWDDDEAQRVAGLLARASAAIEAGRA from the coding sequence TTGCTGCTGGCGCAGATCGAACAGCAGCCACGCCACGGCTACGAACTGATCCGCCTGATCGGGGAGCTGTTCAACGACGCGTACGTGCCCAGCCCCGGCGTGGTCTACCCGACCCTGGCCCTGCTCGAGGACCTGGGCTGGATCGCCGCCGAGCCCGAAGGCGGCCGCAAGCGCTACCACATCACCGACGCCGGCCGCGCCCAGGTCGACGCCGAGCGCGCGACGATCGACGCGGTACAGGCGCGCACCCACATCGCTGCCAACCGGCTGGCCAAGGCGAGCCTGCCGGCGCCGGTGCGCGAGGCGATGCAGGCACTCAAACACACCCTGCTGCAGCACCAGGACCACTGGGACGACGACGAAGCGCAGCGTGTGGCCGGGCTGCTGGCCCGGGCGAGCGCGGCGATCGAAGCCGGCCGCGCCTGA
- a CDS encoding acetyl-CoA hydrolase/transferase family protein, whose amino-acid sequence MSVDRIANARLRDRVVSAEAAAALIQPGETVAMSGFTGSGYPKAVPMALARHIEAAHGRGEHFQIKLLTGASTAPELDGALAKADGIAMRMPFQSDPDARNRINEGKLDYIDIHLSHVAQHVWFGFYGDIDTAVVEVSAIREDGSLVPSTSVGNNKTWLDLARKVIVEVNDWQPAGVDGMHDIYYGTALPPFRKPIPLESAGDRIGETALRCDPDKIVAVVRTHGPDRNSPFTPADAASEMIAGHLIDFLKHEVDRGRLPKNLLPLQSGVGNIPNAVLAGLARSGFQDLTAFTEVIQDGMLDLLRSGVLSYASCTGFALSPQANEEFKNNIDFYRERIIMRTQEISNHPELVRRLGCIGMNGMIEVDLYGNVNSTHVMGTRIMNGIGGSGDFARNGFLSTFLSPSTAKNGTISAIVPMVSHVDHTEHDVAIIVTEQGLADLRGLPPRKRAQVLIDKCAHPDFRPQLQDYFDRASRDSYGKHTPHLLPEALSWHQRWLDHGTMKA is encoded by the coding sequence ATGTCCGTCGATCGCATTGCCAACGCACGCCTGCGGGACCGCGTCGTCTCCGCGGAGGCCGCCGCCGCGCTGATCCAGCCCGGCGAGACCGTCGCCATGAGCGGCTTCACCGGGTCCGGTTACCCCAAGGCGGTACCGATGGCGCTGGCCAGGCACATCGAGGCGGCGCACGGCCGCGGCGAGCACTTCCAGATCAAGCTGCTGACCGGCGCCTCCACCGCCCCGGAACTGGACGGCGCGCTGGCCAAGGCCGATGGCATCGCCATGCGCATGCCGTTCCAGAGCGACCCGGATGCGCGCAACCGCATCAACGAGGGCAAGCTGGACTACATCGACATCCACCTGAGCCACGTTGCCCAGCACGTGTGGTTTGGCTTCTACGGCGACATCGACACCGCGGTGGTCGAGGTCTCGGCGATCCGCGAGGACGGCTCGCTGGTGCCCTCCACCTCGGTGGGCAACAACAAGACCTGGCTGGATCTGGCCAGGAAGGTGATCGTCGAGGTCAACGACTGGCAGCCGGCCGGCGTGGACGGCATGCACGACATCTACTACGGCACCGCGCTGCCGCCGTTCCGCAAGCCGATCCCGCTGGAAAGCGCCGGCGACCGCATCGGCGAGACCGCGCTGCGCTGCGATCCGGACAAGATCGTGGCCGTGGTGCGCACCCACGGCCCGGACCGCAACAGCCCGTTCACCCCGGCCGATGCCGCCAGCGAGATGATCGCCGGCCACCTGATCGACTTCCTCAAGCACGAGGTGGACAGGGGCCGCCTGCCGAAGAACCTGCTGCCGCTGCAGTCTGGCGTGGGCAACATCCCCAACGCCGTGCTCGCCGGCCTGGCGCGCAGCGGCTTCCAGGACCTGACCGCCTTCACCGAGGTGATCCAGGACGGCATGCTCGACCTGCTCAGGAGCGGCGTGCTGAGCTATGCCTCGTGCACCGGTTTTGCGCTCAGCCCGCAGGCCAACGAGGAGTTCAAGAACAACATCGACTTCTACCGCGAGCGCATCATCATGCGCACGCAGGAGATCTCCAACCATCCGGAACTGGTGCGCCGCCTGGGCTGCATCGGCATGAACGGGATGATCGAGGTGGACCTGTACGGCAACGTCAACTCCACCCACGTCATGGGCACGCGGATCATGAATGGCATCGGCGGTTCGGGTGACTTCGCCCGCAACGGTTTCCTGTCGACCTTCCTGAGCCCGTCCACGGCCAAGAACGGCACCATCTCGGCGATCGTGCCGATGGTCAGCCACGTCGACCACACCGAGCACGACGTGGCGATCATTGTCACCGAGCAGGGCCTGGCCGACCTGCGTGGCCTGCCGCCGCGCAAGCGTGCGCAGGTGCTGATCGACAAGTGCGCGCATCCGGACTTCCGTCCGCAGCTGCAGGACTACTTCGACCGCGCCAGCCGCGACAGCTACGGCAAGCACACCCCGCACCTGCTGCCCGAAGCCCTGTCCTGGCACCAGCGCTGGCTGGACCACGGCACGATGAAGGCCTGA
- a CDS encoding SpoIIE family protein phosphatase, translating to MPWRRSLRTRMLLWGFLAQAGLVALMVMVFYMGARAVVMAQARTEVEILTQQSARALEATLRSVQVSGRLLAAAATGIGNEPFNLRSLLHATLQSDPDIAGAMLAMAPDTLKSGDQGFVWHVRRDGIGVIEQGAGELDFDYRAMPWFQRTLQAERPWWAEPYADRNTGGEYATTLNLPLRRPGDDDTTAAIGMVSVSVPLARLRHALAGLPGDGGVELILLSPDGLIVEHPDPALRLRRTLATQAAQSRPDLAPLVDAVARGGEGAMIEHQTPDGRHFFSRHRPVGDTGWTVVLSASEDYVLQGLRRITWSAATLALLGLLLWTLLLGRMARRLLLPIEDLTESARHFHRGDFDFPLPHVRRRDEVGVMARAFDSARDSIREQIAEIERLAAAQQRLHAELEIARDIQRAMLPAAPQPDGVRLALRTHACLEPAKIVGGDFYHFLPAGPGRLWFLIGDVSDKGVPAALFMARSMTVLEVASRGQHGPDQVLAAASLRLAERNDTCMFTTVLCGLIDLGNGRFQLASAGHDPPLLRLRDGQVRTLPVESGPPLGLAPEHHYPVAQGQLEPGQMLVCYTDGVTEAMDASLQAFGASRLRATLQPRLDASQQCQAVLDAVHAFCGEAEASDDLTVLTIEFLDPAELEDRP from the coding sequence GTGCCGTGGCGGCGGAGCCTGCGCACGCGCATGTTGCTGTGGGGCTTTCTCGCCCAGGCCGGGCTGGTGGCGCTGATGGTGATGGTGTTCTACATGGGCGCGCGGGCGGTGGTGATGGCGCAGGCCCGCACCGAGGTGGAGATCCTTACCCAGCAGAGCGCGCGGGCGCTGGAAGCGACACTGCGCTCGGTGCAGGTCAGCGGTCGGCTGCTGGCCGCGGCGGCCACCGGCATCGGGAATGAACCGTTCAACCTGCGCTCGCTGCTGCACGCAACCCTGCAGAGCGATCCGGACATTGCCGGGGCGATGCTGGCGATGGCGCCGGACACGCTCAAGAGTGGTGACCAAGGGTTTGTCTGGCACGTGCGCCGCGATGGGATCGGGGTGATCGAACAGGGCGCCGGCGAGCTGGACTTCGATTACCGCGCCATGCCGTGGTTCCAGCGCACGCTGCAGGCCGAGCGGCCGTGGTGGGCCGAGCCCTATGCAGACCGCAACACCGGCGGTGAATACGCCACCACCCTGAACCTGCCACTGCGCCGGCCGGGCGATGACGACACCACCGCGGCGATCGGCATGGTCAGCGTGAGCGTGCCGCTGGCGCGGCTGCGCCATGCGCTGGCCGGACTGCCCGGCGATGGGGGCGTGGAGCTGATCCTGCTCTCGCCGGACGGCCTGATCGTCGAACACCCGGACCCGGCACTGCGGCTGCGGCGCACCCTGGCCACGCAGGCCGCGCAGAGCCGGCCGGACCTGGCGCCCTTGGTGGACGCGGTAGCCCGCGGTGGCGAGGGCGCGATGATCGAACACCAGACGCCGGACGGGCGCCACTTCTTCAGCCGCCACCGCCCGGTGGGCGACACCGGCTGGACGGTGGTGCTGTCGGCCTCGGAGGACTACGTGCTGCAGGGCCTGCGCCGCATCACCTGGAGCGCGGCGACGCTGGCGCTGCTGGGCCTGCTGCTGTGGACGCTGCTGCTGGGGCGGATGGCGCGGCGGTTGCTGCTGCCGATCGAGGACCTGACCGAGAGCGCACGGCATTTCCATCGCGGCGATTTCGACTTCCCGCTGCCGCACGTGCGCCGGCGCGACGAGGTCGGGGTGATGGCGCGCGCCTTCGACAGCGCGCGCGATTCGATCCGCGAGCAGATCGCCGAGATCGAGCGGCTGGCCGCGGCGCAGCAGCGCCTGCATGCCGAGCTGGAGATCGCCCGCGACATCCAGCGCGCGATGCTGCCGGCCGCGCCGCAGCCGGACGGGGTGCGGCTGGCGCTGCGCACGCATGCGTGCCTGGAGCCGGCCAAGATCGTCGGCGGCGATTTCTACCACTTTCTCCCTGCCGGGCCGGGCCGGCTGTGGTTCCTGATCGGCGACGTGTCGGACAAGGGCGTGCCGGCGGCGCTGTTCATGGCGCGCAGCATGACGGTGCTGGAGGTGGCCTCGCGCGGCCAGCACGGCCCGGACCAAGTGCTGGCCGCGGCCTCGCTGCGGCTGGCCGAGCGCAATGACACCTGCATGTTCACCACGGTGCTGTGCGGGCTGATCGACCTGGGCAACGGCCGCTTCCAGCTGGCCAGCGCCGGCCATGATCCGCCGCTGCTGCGCCTGCGCGATGGCCAGGTGCGCACGCTGCCGGTGGAATCGGGCCCGCCGCTGGGGCTGGCGCCCGAGCACCATTACCCGGTGGCGCAGGGGCAGCTGGAGCCCGGGCAGATGCTGGTCTGCTACACCGACGGGGTGACGGAAGCGATGGATGCCTCGCTGCAGGCCTTTGGCGCCAGCCGCCTGCGCGCGACCCTGCAGCCCCGGCTGGATGCCAGCCAGCAGTGCCAGGCGGTGCTGGACGCGGTGCATGCCTTCTGCGGCGAGGCCGAGGCCTCGGATGACCTGACCGTGCTTACCATCGAGTTCCTGGACCCGGCCGAGCTGGAGGACCGCCCATGA